From the Manihot esculenta cultivar AM560-2 chromosome 14, M.esculenta_v8, whole genome shotgun sequence genome, the window TATATACATTTGAACATAATGCATGCTGAAATTCAATCTTTGAATTATATCTAATAGTTCTCTTTTACATTCGTTGAACCAAAATGGAGTAGGAATCATAATTCTTCATTCAGTATAATACAGCCAACTAAAGTGAATTTGCGTAATATGAAAAACCACAGATAGAAAGGCACTGTGTAGGAAAAATGGTTCATGCAAAAGCAGCAAGAAATTAACCAGGGAAATATAACTCTGCTTCCCCTTTGCAGTTTGCACGCAATGATAATGAACCCGACATACAGAAAATGAAACAACCCCAAAAGGAGATGCTCACTTGTAATTCAGATTGACAATGGTAACAATTTAGCTCATCATAGACAAAGCTTAAAGTAGCAATGACATTCTAATAAAATAAGACAATTAAAGAACAATGTATGAAACAAAAGAGAAGATTCTGTTCTCAAATTACACTTCAAGAATTATCCAAAAGCATGCATATCATCCATGAGATTACTCTATTGTGGTTCAATAATCAACCCTATAGTCCAAGCACCATCATAGCTAAATGAATAATAAAGTGGGATATCATaagaatcaaatcaaatataGATTCAAATTTCCTACAACAGATCCATAAACATTTACACATTACTTGTCTTCCCCGTCCGTGTGTAGAAATTCAGATACCACCGCACAAATTTCTTCAATCCCGTTTGCAAATCAGTGGTTGGCTTATACCCAAGCTCCCTCTGTGCCAAGCTGATATTCGCATGAGTAAACAACACATCACCATTTGCAGGCATTGGCAGCACAATTTTCTTGGCCTTAACCTTCAACAGCTTCTCCAATATATTCACAAGCTTGCTAACCGGCACAGGTGAAGTGTTTCCAAGGTTAAACACTCTCAATTGGGCAGGTCCCTTCTTAACCCCACCACTCCCTGTGCTTTTCTTTGCAGTATCTAATGCACCCAAGCAACCCTTCACTATATCATCAATGTAGGTAAAATCTCTTGCCACTGAGAAATGATCAGGCCCCTCAAAAATCGTTATTGGCTTTCCTTTCAATATATCctttgtgaaaaagaaataaGCCATATCTGGTCGCCCCCAGGGACCATAAACAGTGAAGAATCGCAAACCAGTGATTGATAAACCGTAGATATGATTATAAGTGTGTGCAATTTCCTCACCAGCCTTCTTGGTAGCAGCATATAGACTCGACGGCTTATCCGTTCGATCTTTTTCAGAGAAGGGAACTTTAGTATTGAGTCCATAGACAGAGCTGGAAGACGCCCAAACAATTGCAGGCTGGGGATTCGCTGACTTGCAGACCTCTAGTAGATTAACAAACCCAGCGATATTGCTGTGAACATATGATGAAGGGTTTTTCATTGCGTAACGGACCCCCGCTTGGGCTGCAAGGTGCATTACGTGAGTGAATTGAACCAATTCAAAGAGCTTGCTTAACAGAGTAGGGTTGTTGATGTCCCCTTTCACAACAAACACGTCTGCCCGTTCCAAAAGGGAGCGACGGGCTTGTTTCAAAGCAGGGTCATAGTAGGCATTAAAGTTGTCAAGGCCAACAACGCCGTCCCCACGGCGGCGCAATGTAGCGCAGACATGGGTGCCAACGAATCCAGCTGCCCCAGTGACAAGAACTCTAAGGCCGCCAGCTCGAGACCTGGGCTTTCCCGATTTGATCACCCGGCTTTCCCAATCGGGATCGGCCAGAATCCGGCGAGGGGCAGAATCAgaggttgaagaagaagaagaagaatgaggggagtggaagaagaagaggaggataagGCCAAGGAAAATGCAGGTCCAGAAGACAAGTCTGGCGATGGAAAAATGGTAACGAAAGCGATTAACGGATAAGGGTTTGTCCATTGTAGGAAACTTGGAGAAGTGGTGAGATTACTAAAGAAAAGTGAAGAATGAAGAGTTTGATCGGTTTGTGGTTACTTGGGATTTGAGGAAAGGAGAAGATGGAAACAAGTAGATTGTTCTTATCTATTGGATTGGATATTTGGGGAGTAAATGTaatgttaaatttattattttggatTCTGTTCGGCTTTTCTATTAATCTAATCTTTGGTTAACACTTAACTTGCAGTTGCCACTGCCAGTTTGTGTTCAGAGCCGATTGCTTCAGACAAAGAGACGCGAGCTAGCGTAGATTCAACTGGGATTCGACTTGAGGAAGCGTACTCTCGACTTTTTcactaataatataatatttaaaaaataatttatatttaatttaaaaaattaaatattattaaaatagtgAGGATTTTGAAGTGTTTGAATGGAACTGAGATTAATTGAAATGCAACTGAAATTAATTGATGAAAAATAATACTTGTACATTTTTAAATTCCTAAATACTAAAAGGGAAATTGGGAATGGATAAGATAAACGTGTTCGTTTCGTCTATTATTGAGATATGaacccaaaaaagaaaaaaaacatcgccgaaaaaagaaaaagataatgtaaatgTGTAAAGTGAAGTGCATCAATGTGGAGCGTGGACCATGAACTTGTAATTATTCGTTgggcttttttttcttcttttaattttgtttttaaaagcGTGTGGACCATCACCTTATCATTGCTTCATATttatttgtctttttttttttttttctatttgaacTTTACTTATTAGGAACTATAGTTTAAGCtaatttatatttcaatatAGTAAATTGCctgttaatttattaaaaaattgaataagaatgatatattattttaaattagtaaataaataaaatatttaaaaaaataaatttaaattgtagTTTAACTATGTAAAGTTTATATCTGTAAAGTAAAATACATGCAATAATACTTTGTTGGAGAATAAGAAAGAAGTGCGGGAATTTTTCTGATTAACAAAATCTATATATTCATAAAAGTATTAATTACATGgataaaataaggaaaaaaaatcattaaatgaACACCaggattaattaaaataaaaaataaatgagaaacAAATTTTCTAGGTATATGGTTATGGGCTGCAGTTGTACATGGCCTCGTACGAGAATTCATACTCTGTAGAAACTAGAAATTGAGCCAGGTTATGAAGCCCAAGTGCCCAAAACCTTGTGAAGTTCAtgacatatatataatattttgaagTGGAACTTGGAACCATAGCATTTGAGGAATTGAAGTTGGGCTTCTCATTTAATAACTGAGCCTCATTTTACAATCTTCTTAAAAAAGTTcaaaaatcaattcaaatttCCACAAGTAAACCCAGGTTTGAGATCTCCAAGCAAATCACAAAATCTGATTCAGAGTTATTACTTGGCAGTACAACTAATATATACTTGCTTTGTActctattttgaaaaaaatttgattcaattcgcaTAAATCTCTTATTAAAATTGATCCTGCAGCATCCCATATTATTCATGGATAGCATACGCACCTTGATAAAATTGTCTTTTGTTTTATCAATGAGCATGTCCTGCCCTTAAACCGTGTACGTTCTCTGAATGTAAGAAACATGATGGCAAAACAAGGGTTTCAGTTTTGGCCATGTTATGAATTCAGTGCAAGGAATGCAGGGTAGCATGAGGTGGTCCAATTCAAAGTCTTATAGTTGAAATTTGAATGGATAGATCTGAATATCTAATACCATTAATTTCAATTGTTTCACGGGTATGGTTAGGCATGTTATGCCTGTCCACATGCTTTTATTTCCATTCTTTCCTTGTGCCACTAGGAATCGCAGGCTGCAGCTATCATTTTCCTATTAACTTACTTAGACACTGCTATCAGTCACCGCCAATTGTCTATCTTAAGCCTGTTTTGGTCCCCAAAATTCACAACCTCATCTGCCCTCACTTGCCCTCTCCACTCTCCACTCTACCGTTAAAATCCAACCACAAGCCCAATCACTCAATCCTCACTCTGCTTTTATCTGTCCTTTTACCTTGGGTAGTTAAAGAGTCATCTCAACTCTTCATACGAGACTTCAGCAGTAGTTTTGAAATTTTGCTCCCTGTGGAATCCCACGTGGCTAGGGAGTCTTTAATGTGAAATTTCAGGAGGTaaagaaaaaggagagaaaAAGAACATGATTTGATCAGAATTATGCCAATAAAAGGAAGCTTTACTTAATGATGAAGATGGTCTAACAGCAGAAATGTATTGATTGTTTGATTGGATCCTAAAATGTTGATTCTTTCTGTAtgtatttagttttatttatttatttttaactttttatgtaAACAAGGTTAGAATTTTCAATTTCTGTCATTTAatccaaaaataaatttatacttaTTTTAGATCGAGaacttaaaagtttaatttttttgtgtatttaaattttgaactaaatgaaatttgaattggaatttttaaattaattcaaataaaaaattaaaattaaatactaatttttttatataaaagtaaaaatgatgattaatctgattttttttattagaacatattatttatattaaaagaaataacattatatcaaaataaaagaaaggataCTCACCATTCGCTATCAGACATAAAAGGTACTTTAGATGTAGTACAAACCACTACATTTGCTGTTTTTCGAACATAAACCTAAGAAATTAAGTACATTTCACTAAAAATAGTTTTATAATCCTGAATAAGCATCAAAAAAACAGATTAATCTAATGTTTAGATCATTAATATTACATCACCTGAGACTGCTTTTGTATGTTGAATCCTTAcaaaatgattattttaatGGTTGCTTTCGGTTGTATAATTTTCTTAGGTTTGGCATAACAAGGTCTCTTCAGTCAATTCCAGTCAACACAGCATCATTTGTAGCTAAATCACATCACCAGAAACAAATGTATGCTTTATTTCAACAACGTTTTCCAATAAAGAAACCACGACCTCAACTAATTAAAcctattcaatttaattataaccTTTAAGCCCGTTTGGAATTATGAAAAATCAAAtggaaataatttttatatttaaattttttaaggaaagaattagagaaaaaataataaataaaaataaatattaattttcctGCCACCGGAAGCgtgagtgaaaaaaaaaagatttttttcctctaaatattcaaataaaaatattttcttttacaaaATTGGACTCCCCAGAATAAGTGTATGATCTTCCATGGGATGTAGGGCCTATTTGTTATCAAACACTATCCTAATCGTGGTAAACACGCGCCTAACCGAACGTCCAGAAGCCTACAGTAAATCTATTGCCTATGTAATAATGTAACGCTAATAATCCGCAACGACACCAAAGCTTTCAAAACGACAAAGCTTCCGCAAGATCGTCGCACTCGATATTTGATGCGCGCGACACATGACAGTGCCATGCGCGCTTGTTTCAGCTACAGTTAATTTAGTGAATTTGAACGAAATGTGACCTCACTTTAGGGCTGAAAATGAGCCAAGCTATTCATAAGCTAATTGAGAttcgactcgataaaaactcgatcgaattcggctcgttttttaaaTGAGTCAAGTTCGAGCTCAATTTTGAGActcgtcacttaaacgagctGAGTTTGAACTCAATAGTATTCGGTTCGTTAAGACTCACGGGCTGgctcgtttttaggctcgcgaactggctcgttgagaaggctcacgaGTAGACTCGTTAAATAAGTtcgtgagtaatattgtttaaataaattgatgaactaattcgttaaataaatttatgaacaagttcatatattattaaaaaaataaaaataactataaagttataaaatttaaactattataaatacttgaaaattatagtattgaaaattacaaataattaagattaattattataattagtattatttaaaattaaattataaaaatcttttgtatatacttattataataagattcaataaaattaatgtataatcataaataattaatattaattattataataagtattttttaaaattatagtactacatgataaattgagttgtaaaaattatatacattttaaaattaaagtataattataaaaaaattttatatataattaagcatacaatataaaagatgataataattatcaaagtatatcaataataattaattaagtaaacaATGTATATTAATCAagtattttttagttaaaactTTTAACTAAACATTATTGATTAAAGTATCAAAGTATTAttggttaaaaataataattatcgaCAATAATTTTCGATTTTTGACATTTCGTTCTCAAATTTCATCTTAACCAAGTATTATTggttaaaagttttaatttaaaaaaatataatcagtCCTACATCaatactataaataattaaaaattatatttttagaaattctaaataataataagtactttttaatattattattcaaataatattacctgataaattaaattataaaactagatactttttaaaattaaagtataattataaaaatctttttaaaCTAGATGCTACTAAGGacgtaaacgggtagggtacccgcgaaaattaaactatcCGAACCCGAATccaatttatattagtaatatacgAACCCGTTCCAAACccgaataaaaattaatttaaattatccgaatccgtcccaaacccgattattattatccgaataaaatccgaaccgtttaatcttatatattttaattaataatttatataaaaatattttttattaataatttatatacattttaaaattaaagtataattataaaaaaattttatatataattaagcatacaatataaaagatgataataattatcaaagtatatcaataataattaattaagtaaacaGTGTATATTAATCAagtattttttagttaaaaattttaactaaacaTTATTGATTAAAGTATCAAAGTATTAttggttaaaaataataattatcgaCAATAATTTTCGATTTCTGACATTTCGTTCTCAAATTTCATCTTAACCAAGTATTATTggttaaaagttttaatttaaaaaaatataatcagtCCTACATCaatactataaataattaaaaattatatttttagaaattctaaataataataagtactttttaatattattattcaagTAATATTAactgataaattaaattataaaactagatactttttaaaattaaagtataattataaaaatctttttaaaCTAGATGCTACTAAGGacgtaaacgggtagggtacccgcgaaaattaaactatccgaacccgaatccgatttatattagtaatatacgAACCCGTTCCAAACccgaataaaaattaatttaaattatccgaatccgtcccaaacccgattattattatccgaataaaatccgaaccgtttaatcttatatattttaattaataatttatataaaaatatttttcattaataatttatatacattttaaaattaaagtataattataaaaaaattttatatataattaagcatacaatataaaagatgataataattatcaaagtatatcaataataattaattaagtaaacaGTGTATATTAATCAagtattttttagttaaaaattttaactaaacaTTATTGATTAAAGTATCAAAGTATTAttggttaaaaataataattatcgaCAATAATTTTCGATTTCTGacatttcattttcaaatttcaTCTTAACCAAGTATTATTGGTTAAaagttttaacttaaaaaaatataatcagtCCTACATCaatactataaataattaaaaattatatttttagaaattccaaataataataagtactttttaatattattattcaagTAATATTacctaataaattaaattataaaactagatacttttttaaaattaaagtataattataaaaatctttttaaaCTAGATGCTACTAGGGActtaaacgggtagggtacccgcgaaaattaaactatccgaacccgaatccgatttatattagtaatatacgaacccgttccgaacccgattaaaaattaatttaaattatccgaatccgtcccaaacccgattattattatccgaataaaatgaacccgtttaatcttatatattttaattaataatttatataaaaaatatttttcattaataattttcatttaaaaaatctaatatttctaaagaatatttaaatttaaatttttaaataaaaaaatataaaaaaaatttataaatattattgtaaaatatattttttatattaaattaattatttatataaacgggttcgggtagtGGGTACCCTGTACATAAAATCCGAATCCGATCCGAATCCGTAatgggtattatttttaaaacccgaacccatcccaaacccgattataactacccaaatccgttctattagggttcggtcggattgggtacccgaaaatacccgatccgttgccatccctagatgctactataaatatttaattaatcattattaatatatttatataattattactaaaaaattataattattaatattattcgagcttttttaacgagtttcttattcgagcttttttaacgagtttcttaatcgagcttttttaatgagtttcttaatcgagctttcgAGTTCAAGCTTGAGTTTTattaacgagtttcttaatcgagcttttcgagctcgaactcgaattaggctcgttattaaaccgaacgagcctttcacgagtcgagctcgattataatatttaattttcgagtcgagctcgaatcaaatattagagttcgagtcgagctcgagtttccaaatttttttaataaacgagtttGAGCTTTACAAAactcggctcggctcggttcGATTACACCCCTACCTCACTTTCAACCTGGAACCCATTCACGCGAACTTTTTTATGACAGcgattttcatatttatttataatctcATAtgctataataatataataatggtaatcaaaactcaataaaaaatatactaatgatattttttttaaagtaaaattaatgattatattaataaaattttattaaataaaaagagatATTATCCTAAATAGATATATGatcatatttaataaattctCCAATtaaagtatgagcagttagagtgaTATGACGACGAACTAATCTaatagaaatatcagttttagagtttaataaatatttataatcattcaaaatcgaATATAGTTTAGAAATGTCTAAATGTAGAGAccgaaaaatttaaattacctTTCAATAAATTAGAAATACTACGTTGAAATAtgatctcataattttttacaaataaaaccGTAGTTAATAAAATATTGGACTTGAAATAAAGTCCAATCAACTTGATACGGCCAATAGAAATTGtctaaatttgatataaatCCTGACGGAGCATAATTACAGAAATCACATAGTCAGGCTTGTCGGTCTCTGATTTCAACTAATAAATACTATGAGAAAATCATCCCaacaaaatttgatattttttttcttcaaccTCAGTTGCAAATCACAAAAAGTCTCCACATGACCTAGTTTTCAACGTAGATAGTAAAAAATAGTCAGATTTTCGTATTGAAACTTTACGGTAAATATAATAGCATAATATCTCCAACAAATTTCTTCCACCGTTTCAAAGATTACCGAATatccaaataaatttttaactcTCATAGGATCCGACGACATAACTTGTATCTCATTCTAAACAAGCAGGAATCAATTGTATAACAAAGAGCCCCCATTCCCTATGtcttcaaaatcaacattattaaaaaatcgaaATAGATATCTTTTTGTCTGTAATTCCATAATAGATATCCATTCTAAAAgatgccataaatctgtcaaAAAGGTctgtatattttgaaaattgattgaattgtatgtgagaaacatcccACCATAcaaaaatcataagtgacgatcggaatatTCTTAGAATTCTTAATAGGGACAATAACATTTTCTTCAGTCAATTGAGCAGATCGTCTTTTATGAGAAATgggaaaaaagaaattaagtttaaaaaataGGAAAATGTGAGAGTATTGAGTCATAAAGGGATTACAGGGAAAAACTTATAATAATAACTTAAgtacatatatataaatgagTATTAACTCactgataaaattaattatttcttgAAGCTGTTTGTgtttgtatattttattttttttgtcagCATTTTTATAAGATTTCATGGGTTGATTTGTATTGTTGTTGATTATATCATGGTCGGAATGTTTATTTTGTTAGCGGTGAATGGTGGTGATGGACGGTGGTGTCAATAATTATTTCAATGgcatctatttaaatttttataaatttttcagtgtattgaattatattttttaagtgaTATTGAGTATcaactaatattttattatcactTTCAATCTTTagatattcaaaatttttattgcaTGCTAGAACAATAACCTATCTTCGTATAAACTTTCATTATAAAAAGATTAGTAATGTGAAACTAATGAGCTAATGGTATATTGTATagaagtatttttaattttaaaaagtacaaaattgaaaattgaaaatatacaGATCAATTTgttattaaagataaaatttaaggatcaaataataaaatttcaaaataataaagaatataAAAAGCAATGGTTGTCCGAAAAGAAGAAGACAATACGTGGGTCCCAATTCCGTCACAACCTGACAAAGAAAAAGGTTACTTTGGTAAAATGCAGGGAGCCAACAGGAATAGTAAGGACCAACTTGCAACCAGAGGGGTCTCTTCAATCTCGATCacgctctctctctcttatatataatattgaatataatttttcattttttaaagatTTCAAAGTAAATACGGGAAAGGAAAAAAAGTTGCCACTTTcacaattataatattaattttatcaaggACTTGTAGCATGTTTGGATGTGGAATCGAGgagagtaaataaaaaaaacagaaaaataacttGAGGAAGATAATTatggagtttttttttattaaaaatgaagaaaaataagaatgagaaaataaaacttatttttctttaatttttaagaaaaataaaaagaaaacattattttaattttaaaatatattcatgcattttattttttttaactccaGTTAAAAATACATGGgaaagtaataattttaaaaaacaacatacttttttattatttatttatttatcagactttttatcaatttaaaatcaataaaaaattatttatttaaaattaaaaaatattaatttagccGTCCACACAGTATCAAACTTCACTCTAACGCGTTTTATAAATACCTCaagtttatattatatataatttaataatattatttatattacaaGTGGTTCTGAGTAATATcagctaatttttttaattatttaatatattataataatatatttatattatattaatttaataatattatttataatttactttgttatgataataaaaattt encodes:
- the LOC110630800 gene encoding UDP-glucuronate 4-epimerase 3 translates to MDKPLSVNRFRYHFSIARLVFWTCIFLGLILLFFFHSPHSSSSSSTSDSAPRRILADPDWESRVIKSGKPRSRAGGLRVLVTGAAGFVGTHVCATLRRRGDGVVGLDNFNAYYDPALKQARRSLLERADVFVVKGDINNPTLLSKLFELVQFTHVMHLAAQAGVRYAMKNPSSYVHSNIAGFVNLLEVCKSANPQPAIVWASSSSVYGLNTKVPFSEKDRTDKPSSLYAATKKAGEEIAHTYNHIYGLSITGLRFFTVYGPWGRPDMAYFFFTKDILKGKPITIFEGPDHFSVARDFTYIDDIVKGCLGALDTAKKSTGSGGVKKGPAQLRVFNLGNTSPVPVSKLVNILEKLLKVKAKKIVLPMPANGDVLFTHANISLAQRELGYKPTTDLQTGLKKFVRWYLNFYTRTGKTSNV